Proteins co-encoded in one Phycodurus eques isolate BA_2022a chromosome 21, UOR_Pequ_1.1, whole genome shotgun sequence genomic window:
- the LOC133396572 gene encoding LOW QUALITY PROTEIN: uncharacterized protein LOC133396572 (The sequence of the model RefSeq protein was modified relative to this genomic sequence to represent the inferred CDS: inserted 2 bases in 1 codon; deleted 3 bases in 3 codons): MERAEDGIAVVGIGCNFPGGEGLENFWKVLVSGRNCSVLIPKERFDISPWYDPDDNKAGKSRTAKAALIDGFNQFDHKFFGISDSEVEQMDPQQKQLLQCVYRALENAGIPLEKASGTRTGVYFGLMNRDYETNAAHVHPSVINHLTGAGLAMSIAANRVSYIFNFTGPSLAIDCACSSSLVALHLACQAIKQGDCEMAVCGGVNCIIEPRVFVALSKAKMLSPDGTSKPFSTKADGYGRGEGCGVVLLKPLSKALEDQDHIWGIISKTAVNQDGHSVSPITKPSMTQQEELLQMIYSKSDIANVQYIEAHGTGTPVGDPTEAASLSNVIAKVRASDAETLRIGSVKSNIGHTESAAGVAGLIKVLLMMKHETIVPSVFFSEETASVDFQALNMHFPKEVEKWEASGGRVAGVNNFGFGGTNAHAIVTQHKRSHRAYRNDSRKVKYFVMSANSPKSLTLTLEDTIKRLENVDLDCLLYTAACRRTHLKHKYRRAFLVSSIVDLKEKLQAAVTKNTTTPSLPDPKLVFVFCGNGVTYYGMGKELLRHEPVFRDKIEQISQVYQQLSTLNILDTLESESEHSDFNAPDVMQPLLFALQVGIATLLGHWGVKADAMLGHSVGEVAAAHCSGLLSLGDALKVIHFRSILQGEVAGGKMLVISNMAISEVTALLPQYSGRVCLAAFNSPQSCTLSGDADAIESLQAKLRSTANSENLFIRVLEVPAAYHSHMMDPILPKIREAIGSLEGNELRVQLFSTVTGKEAQRGDFCSGDYWARNVREPVAFEQAVKSASQGKKYAVFVEIGPRRALQRNIMETLGNEIAVIASLQPQKDHETLLSVTSKLFELGVHIDWNSFYVGYEAPPLSFPRYQFDSSDRDVIIKGAQKNIASNHPVLYATGNKSNTFSCNLMSDFTFYLKEHRHNKVPIIPGAFYAELGLAAFMACAKPKVPLNSLELSVSFHSPFVITPNPLEMKVELEQKENEASFTVFSSSATYASGSVAFKKERPVEEQCIDLNSIYERCTSVVTYQEFYGYLAQGGFQYGDVFTNKANVHYGEDLKEAFAVVTVPQALRSQLHNYCIHPVVLDFLMQLLPVTVEQIFAGRPGFPAKIGTLTVLEPLQDEMTVYLRATDVGADHFEVCGCFADRHGRTLVEVKHVLIKYLGSRSHVVEEYFYHNDFSVIPEGITNDPPPKALVFSDHLGIAEGLHRHLDECSQYISFTNATDILSQGFPSLLVNLKITNIEQNFDEVLFLWGKENLNSLTPDIVLQNLTNCCEIFRQVVLELKRIKFPNSIRAVTYCSSELTVDHVNPGFAIVGMTRSLAAEIAELSFQLVDIGSISAKDIAALSEVLRAYPCSKYPELVVKDGVILKPSIARTLPELTDNSEGTFVSNTSESLXILQTGDAFKMCRLSAIHVHADVEQMSDTSVEIQPTKLCVHSSDYSPVSASHLNFGQTLYWNKHSSQNHKLHMLDFSGIITKVGKDVRKLKVGDSVACCYPVVAASRVRVPQDVCYATKNCPFLQKTPCVSYFVLAKEILCRVLPKALPKAKHSLCIISPVPDSALVKVLTLASQKWKWNVIVATHCSFKEANQIDAFIVLPPFNKSLIAEVCNFSGVQNVVLVRGSQTQHLLSQDELPSVKESVHVQTIHIPAILQKGSLCARRLRVHHWLKSFNLNKNFFLESFTFQCIISEKIHILPSEKPDSYFHAKKLAIVALEKCQTTATSNIPLLCSKKQLFQNRSVYIVAGGLTGLGFETVKFISQNGGGFVVTLSRSKPSEEVQEDIHNIEKQCGNTVVSMQCDIAVSEQVHKVVCDIQLKFKGYPIRGVFHSAVVLHDALIESLDRSIYEEVLKPKVNGVLNLHHATLSCQLDYFVCYSSISAFLGNASQTNYAAANTFLDLFCQYRRKLGLPAQSINWGALNLGLLLNKELFHRFLEAKGMMVLTVAEIHKSLEQCLLLNRPQQAVCRFHFRNIRFNILSQNVSLTMRLSALVEQALQMSIELNSQSKNTEEVPARDYIVSLLSKTVGVDVSEMKDDMPLSSLGTDSMQAMTLQNLMYQDRGVNVPLVKLLDPNATLSTVVAILREGQESGTKDLSNDDASTVSTRF; this comes from the exons ATGGAGCGGGCTGAAGACGGCATCGCCGTGGTGGGCATCGGCTGCAACTTCCCAGGCG GAGAGGGTCTAGAAAACTTCTGGAAGGTTCTGGTGAGTGGCCGGAATTGTTCGGTTCTGATTCCCAAGGAGCGGTTCGACATAAGCCCATGGTACGACCCCGACGACAACAAGGCGGGCAAGTCCCGCACGGCCAAGGCCGCCCTCATTGACGG TTTCAACCAGTTTGACCACAAGTTCTTTGGCATCAGCGACAGCGAAGTGGAACAAATGGACCCTCAGCAGAAGCAGCTGCTTCAGTGCGTCTACAGAGCTCTGGAGAATGCCGGCATCCCCTTGGAAAAGGCAAGCGGGACCAGAACCGGAGTGTATTTTG GCCTCATGAACCGAGACTACGAAACCAACGCGGCACACGTGCACCCCAGCGTCATTAACCACTTGACCGGCGCGGGGTTGGCCATGAGCATCGCCGCTAACAGAGTGTCGTACATCTTCAACTTCACCGGGCCGTCGCTGGCCATCGACTGCGCCTGCTCGTCCTCCCTGGTGGCGCTCCATCTGGCGTGCCAGGCCATCAAACAAG GTGACTGCGAAATGGCGGTGTGCGGCGGCGTCAACTGCATCATCGAGCCTAGAGTGTTTGTGGCTCTCAGCAAGGCGAAGATGTTATCTCCGGACGGGACCAGTAAGCCTTTCTCTACCAAGGCAGACGGTTATGGCAGAGGGGAAGGATGCGGCGTGGTTCTCCTCAAACCACTGAGCAAG GCCTTAGAAGACCAGGATCACATCTGGGGCATCATCAGCAAGACCGCCGTCAACCAGGACGGACACTCTGTGTCGCCAATCACCAAGCCATCCATGACTCAGCAGGAGGAGCTTCTGCAGATGATCTACTCTAAGAGTGACATCGCTAACGTCCAGTACATCGAGGCCCACGGCACCGGAACGCCAGTCGGAGAT CCGACGGAGGCGGCGAGCCTCTCCAACGTCATCGCCAAAGTCCGAGCTTCCGATGCAGAGACTCTGCGGATTGGCTCAGTGAAGAGCAACATCGGACACACGGAGTCTGCCGCTGGGGTGGCCGGACTCATCAAGGTGCTCCTCATGATGAAGCATGAGACCATCGTTCCTTCGGTTTTCTTCTCGGAGGAGACGGCGAGCGTAGACTTCCAGGCTCTGAACATGCATTTTCCCAAAGAGGTCGAAAAGTGGGAAGCAAGCGGAGGGCGGGTTGCCGGAGTAAACAATTTTGGCTTTGGGGGTACGAACGCTCACGCTATTGTCACCCAGCACAAGCGGTCACATAGAGCATACAGAAATGATAGCAGGAAggtgaaatattttgtcatgtcggcaaattcaccaaaatctcTCACTCTCACGCTAGAAGACACCATTAAACGTCTGGAGAACGTGGATCTCGATTGTCTATTGTACACGGCAGCATGCAGGAGGACCCatctcaaacacaaatacagacGGGCTTTCCTGGTTTCATCCATAGTCGACCTGAAAGAGAAGCTCCAGGCTGCTGTgaccaaaaatacaacaacccCGTCGCTCCCGGATCCAAAGTTAGTGTTTGTCTTCTGCGGTAACGGCGTCACTTACTACGGCATGGGCAAGGAGCTGCTCCGACACGAGCCAGTGTTCAGAGACAAAATTGAGCAGATTTCCCAAGTTTACCAGCAGCTGAGCACACTCAACATTCTGGACACGCTTGAGAGCGAGAGCGAACATAGCGACTTCAACGCTCCGGATGTGATGCAGCCTCTCCTCTTTGCTCTGCAGGTGGGCATAGCCACCTTGCTCGGACACTGGGGTGTCAAAGCCGACGCCATGCTGGGACACTCTGTTGGCGAGGTGGCGGCAGCTCACTGCTCGGGCCTCCTGTCCCTGGGGGATGCCCTCAAAGTCATCCACTTCCGTAGCATTCTCCAGGGCGAAGTGGCCGGGGGAAAGATGCTGGTGATTAGCAATATGGCCATATCAGAGGTCACAGCTCTTCTCCCTCAATACTCTGGGAGAGTTTGTCTCGCTGCTTTTAACAGCCCACAGTCCTGCACCCTCTCGGGGGATGCCGATGCAATCGAGAGCCTTCAGGCAAAGCTGAGGAGCACAGCTAACAGTGAGAACCTATTCATCCGCGTCCTAGAGGTCCCCGCTGCTTATCACAGCCATATGATGGATCCAATTCTGCCAAAGATCAGGGAGGCAATTGGCTCCTTGGAGGGGAACGAGCTTAGAGTGCAGTTATTCTCAACGGTGACCGGAAAGGAGGCACAGAGGGGGGATTTCTGCTCAGGTGATTATTGGGCTAGAAATGTGCGGGAACCCGTCGCTTTCGAGCAAGCAGTCAAATCAGCCAGTCAGGGAAAGAAATATGCTGTCTTTGTGGAAATAGGTCCAAGACGAGCCCTCCAGAGGAACATCATGGAAACTCTAGGTAATGAGATAGCTGTCATAGCCTCGCTGCAGCCACAAAAAGACCACGAGACACTCTTGTCCGTCACTTCAAAGCTGTTTGAGCTTGGTGTCCACATAGACTGGAACAGCTTTTATGTAGGCTATGAGGCACCGCCGCTGTCTTTCCCAAGATATCAGTTTGATTCCTCAGACAGGGATGTCATCATCAAAGGGGCTCAGAAAAACATAGCGAGTAATCACCCTGTGCTCTATGCCACAGGAAATAAGAGCAACACTTTCAGCTGCAATTTGATGTCCGATTTCACCTTCTACCTGAAAGAGCACAGACACAACAAAGTACCCATCATCCCTGGGGCCTTCTATGCAGAGTTGGGTTTAGCCGCATTCATGGCCTGCGCCAAACCCAAGGTCCCTCTCAACTCATTGGAGCTCAGTGTCAGTTTTCACAGCCCATTTGTCATAACCCCAAACCCCCTAGAGATGAAAGTGGAACTCGAACAAAAAGAGAATGAAGCTAGTTTCACAGTGTTCTCCTCATCAGCCACGTATGCATCAGGGTCAGTCGCCTTCAAGAAAGAGCGCCCGGTCGAAGAGCAGTGCATTGACCTAAACAGTATTTACGAAAGATGCACATCTGTTGTGACGTATCAGGAATTTTATGGTTATCTTGCCCAAGGAGGCTTTCAATATGGCGATGTCTTCACAAATAAAGCAAATGTACACTATGGCGAAGATCTGAAAGAGGCTTTTGCCGTGGTCACAGTTCCACAGGCACTACGGTCTCAGTTGCACAACTACTGCATTCATCCAGTAGTGCTGGACTTCCTCATGCAGCTCCTCCCAGTCACAGTAGAGCAAATTTTTGCTGGGAGACCAGGATTTCCTGCCAAGATCGGAACTTTGACCGTGTTAGAACCATTGCAAGATGAGATGACAGTCTACTTGAGGGCAACCGATGTTGGTGCAGACCACTTTGAGGTCTGTGGATGCTTTGCTGATCGACATGGTCGCACTTTGGTCGAAGTTAAGCATGTGTTAATCAAGTACCTTGGCAGTCGCTCTCATGTGGTTGAGGAATACTTTTACCATAACGACTTTAGTGTCATCCCTGAGGGGATCACAAATGATCCACCTCCTAAGGCCTTAGTCTTTTCTGACCATCTAGGGATTGCAGAAGGCCTACATCGCCACTTAGACGAATGCTCTCAGTACATTTCGTTCACAAATGCCACAGACATTTTGAGTCAAGGCTTTCCATCTCTCTTGGTAAACCTCAAGATAACAAACATTGAGCAGAACTTTGATGAGGTCTTGTTCTTGTGGGGCAAAGAAAACCTCAACTCGCTCACGCCCGATATTGTCCTGCAAAATCTGACAAATTGCTGTGAAATTTTTCGCCAGGTAGTCCTCGAGCTCAAGCGAATTAAATTCCCCAACTCCATCCGAGCAGTAACCTATTGTTCATCC GAACTCACAGTTGATCATGTAAATCCAGGCTTTGCCATTGTCGGCATGACAAGGTCGCTTGCTGCAGAAATAGCCGAACTCTCATTTCAGTTGGTTGACATTGGCTCCATCAGTGCTAAGGACATTGCGGCTCTGTCAGAGGTCCTTCGAGCTTATCCTTGCAGCAAATACCCAGAACTGGTGGTTAAAGACGGGGTAATTCTGAAACCTTCCATTGCGCGTACCCTTCCTGAACTGACTGACAATTCTGAAGGCACTTTCGTGTCCAACACATCTGAATCCTT CATCCTCCAGACTGGGGACGCTTTTAAAATGTGCCGCTTGAGTGCCATTCACGTCCATGCTGACGTAGAGCAAATGAGTGACACTTCAGTTGAAATTCAGCCCACTAAGTTATGTGTCCATTCGTCAGACTACTCTCCTGTGAGTGCCTCGCATCTGAATTTTGGCCAGACGCTATACTGGAACAAACACTCCTCACAGAACCACAAGCTACACATGCTTGACTTCAGTGGAATCATTACAAAGGTTGGAAAGGATGTCAGGAAATTAAAAGTGGGAGATTCTGTGGCTTGCTGTTACCCTGTGGTGGCAGCCAGTAGGGTCAGAGTTCCACAGGATGTGTGTTACGCCACCAAAAACTGCCCTTTCCTTCAAAAAACACCCTGTGTCTCCTACTTTGTGCTGGCAAAGGAAATCCTGTGCCGTGTCTTGCCAAAAGCCTTGCCAAAAGCCAAGCACAGTCTCTGCATCATATCTCCTGTTCCTGATTCCGCTCTGGTGAAGGTTTTGACACTTGCCTCTCAAAAGTGGAAGTGGAATGTGATTGTTGCAACACATTGCTCCTTTAAAGAGGCCAATCAAATAGATGCATTCATAGTCCTCCCTCCATTCAACAAAAGCTTGATTGCAGAAGTCTGCAATTTTTCTGGTGTCCAGAATGTTGTCCTCGTTCGTGGATCTCAAACACAGCACTTGCTTTCCCAAGATGAGCTCCCGAGTGTAAAAGAAAGTGTCCATGTCCAAACAATTCACATTCCGGCTATTTTGCAAAAAGGATCCCTGTGTGCTCGAAGGCTACGTGTTCATCACTGGCTCAAGTCCTTTAACCTGAACAAGAATTTTTTCCTTGAAAGCTTCACCTTTCAGTGTATCATATCTGAGAAGATCCACATCCTTCCGTCAGAGAAGCCAGACTCCTACTTCCATGCAAAGAAACTGGCCATTGTGGCGCTGGAAAAGTGTCAGACAACCGCAACATCAAATATTCCACTTCTGTGTTCGAAAAAGCAGCTTTTCCAAAACAGATCGGTGTACATTGTGGCAGGCGGCTTAACCGGGCTGGGCTTTGAAACGGTGAAGTTCATCTCGCAAAATGGAGGCGGGTTTGTCGTCACCCTCTCCAGGAGCAAGCCCTCAGAAGAGGTGCAGGAGGACATCCACAACATTGAGAAGCAGTGCGGCAACACCGTGGTCAGCATGCAGTGTGACATTGCCGTGTCTGAGCAGGTGCACAAGGTTGTCTGCGACATACAGCTTAAGTTCAAAGGTTATCCAATCAGAGGGGTGTTTCACAGTGCGGTCGTCTTGCATGACGCGCTGATCGAGTCCCTTGATAGATCCATCTATGAGGAGGTTCTCAAGCCCAAGGTCAACGGTGTGCTAAACTTGCACCACGCAACACTGAGCTGCCAATTAGATTACTTTGTTTGTTACTCCTCCATATCAGCCTTTCTGGGAAACGCATCACAAACAAATTACGCAGCAGCAAATACATTCCTGGATTTGTTTTGTCAGTACAGGCGCAAGCTCGGCCTGCCCGCTCAGTCCATCAACTGGGGAGCTCTGAACCTCGGACTCCTCTTGAACAAAGAGCTGTTCCATCGCTTCCTGGAAGCCAAGGGGATGATGGTGCTGACTGTGGCTGAGATCCATAAAAGTCTCGAGCAATGCTTGCTGCTCAATCGACCTCAACAGGCC GTTTGCCGCTTCCACTTTAGGAACATCCGCTTTAACATCCTCTCGCAAAATGTCTCCCTAACCATGCGGCTTTCGGCGCTGGTGGAGCAAGCGCTCCAAATGTCCATAGAGTTGAATTCTCAAAGCAAAAACACAGAGGAGGTGCCGGCCAGAGATTACATCGTCTCGCTGCTCAGCAAAACCGTCGGCGTGGACGTGAGCGAAATGAAAGATGACATGCCGCTCTCGTCGCTCGGCACCGACTCAATGCAGGCCATGACGCTGCAAAACCTCATGTACCAGGACCGAGGCGTGAATGTGCCATTGGTCAAACTTTTGGATCCCAATGCCACGCTATCCACTGTGGTGGCCATCCTGAGGGAGGGGCAAGAGAGTGGAACTAAGGACCTTTCAAATGATGATGCCAGCACAGTTTCGACCAGATTTTAA